Genomic DNA from Macadamia integrifolia cultivar HAES 741 chromosome 6, SCU_Mint_v3, whole genome shotgun sequence:
ccctgtctagttccaagggaatcaactcttattcttctttataccagatttcacatttcatttaaaattgtgcatttgtcaacccatgccaaattaaaaaaaatgtctcaactccaaatcaaaagtacaaggaacccacagacttacatatggtccatcaccataaaacaggggtctcttatttttcaaaagaaagtcccatctcaagacacatgcttgtttctttcttctcaacagggtttttcatacgttcaaaatggttaccttaatcaaaacttttattttcatacatcaagcaaccgaatggtatgatcattagccaaaagccaaagtaggacttcatccttagcaagctcaaaaataaaaagaaaaacaaacaaaacaaagtgaaaaaaagcagaaactggtttccctcccccacacttaagtcatgcaatgtcctcaatgcataaaaagaattaaaaacgaagataatgcaagggggtcatacctgattaaaagttagtcatcagtgtaaagaggttcatggagattcatgacctcttcactaccagtattaggaaactcgaggaatggcttcaaacgctgaccattaaccttcgaaattacccctgttcctggattcaaaatctccacagccccatggggatttacattatggacaataaataggccatcccatcaggatctaagcttaccaggaaaaagatgcaatctagagttatacaataagaccttatcaccaattgcaaaagatttacgcagaatgtgtttatcatggaaagctttggtcttttccttgtaaatcctagaacttttataggcttcattcctaagttcctccaactcaaatagttggagcctacgatgaattcccgcatcagacaaatcaaagttgagcttcttgatggcccaaaaggccttatgcttcaactcaactggtaagtgacaagttTTCCCAtgcaccaaacggtagggagactgaccaagatcggtcttgaatgcaatctgatgggcccacaaggcatcaatgagcttaagggaccaatccttacggttgggattaacaattttctccaagatttgtttgatctgcctattagacaccttcacttggccactagtttgggggtgataaggggtagataacttatgggtgatcccatactttttcattagggtctcaaaaggccgattacaaaaatgagtacccctatcactaattattgcacgtggtgcaccaaagcggaaaaaaatgttctctttgagaaattggaccaccactttgtggtcattaaatttacaaggtatgacctctatccatttagaaacataatcaacagccaaaatTATGTAcagattcccaaaggaattagggaatggtcccataaaatcgatgccccaaacatcaaagatctcaactaccaaaatagggttgaggggcatcatgttcctcttattgatacggccaaaagactggcaggcgggacaagccttgcaaaaatcaaaagcatctctaaaaagagtgggtcaataaaatccgcattggagaacctttgcagcagttttcttaggtccaaagtgtccaccacatgcataatcataacaaaaagagataatagaatgttgctcatgatcaggaacacatcgtcggataatctgatccggacatatcttaaacaaataaggatcatcccagaaaaagtgcttaacttgggaatgaaatctatacttatcttgggtggaccagtgatccggagtcacacctgaaactaagaagttgacaatgtcagcaaaccatggttcactggacactgcaaataactgttcatctggaaagttctcgttgactgaagaatcaacagtcaaggaattgggaagccgggataaatggtctgcaactaggttttcaactccttttttatccctaatttctaaatcaaactcttgcaaaagtaaaacccacctaatgagacgggctttggcatccttcttctgaactaagtatctgagagcagaatgatcagtatacaccaccacatgtgaaccaactaattaagaccgaaacttttctattgcaaacacaaccgctaaaaattctttttcagtgattgtataattgagttgtgcatcatttaaggtcctactagcataataaatgatagtgggcaacttattaatcctttgacccaaaaccgctcctatagcaaaatctgaagcattacacatcagttcaaaaggttcagtccaaacaggtggttgaacaatgggtgcattggtcaactccttcttaagttgtttgaaggattctaggcactctttagaaaactcaaaagtttgatctttggcaagtaatgaggtgagaggtcgggctaactgactaaagttcttaataaaccttctgtagaagcctgcatgccttagaaaggaccgaacatccttaacagattgaagaggtggtaaattatcaattaaatccactttggctctatctaccttaattccctccttggatattacatggcctaaaacaataccagatttaaccataaaatggcatttctcccaattcaaaaccaaattcttagatatgcaccttttcaaaactagagaaagatgatgaagacattcagaataggaattcccatgaattgaaaagtcatccataaatacttctaagaatttttcaaccatgtcagaaaatatgctcatcatgcatcgttggaacgtagcaagggcattacaaagcccaaaagtcatacgcctgtaagcaaatgttccatatgggcatgtaaaagtggtcttttgttggtcctctaaagcaattgggatctggttatagtcggaatattcatcaagaaaacaatagtattcatgtccaactaacctctctaacatctggtcaatgaatggcaatgggaagtggtccttccaggttgccacattaagtttcctatagtctatgcacactttccacccagattggacacgggttggaattagttcattattggcattgggaactacagtcacactagacttcttaggcactacgtgaactgggcttacccattggctgtcagaaataggataaattattctatgatccaagcactttaggatttctttcttaatagcttccatcatcactgggttagctcttctttggggttccgtggatggtttggaatcctccataagatgtatatgatgttacacaatagaagggcttatacccttgatatcagccatggtccaacctagggcttccttattatcttttaacactttaagtaactcctcttcctggctagaagtcaaatttgaagaaattattacaggaagagtctggtcaggccttaagaaagcatacctcaaattagatggaaactccttaagatctagcttagggggcttaACTATGGAaagtttgggaatggaattggaaaggggtcctaagggctccgcaggtgtgtgaagactcaagacttcagaaaaaaaaaatttactatcatcatccaactcatccatacactcttggaattctgaatcaaaattaatatcaaagttggtaattaaatcatcagaaaaatccagaaaatcctcaatcatattaatctcttcttccatatgtggttgcttgcctatcctaaacatgttaaactcaacagtttggttaccaaaagataatcttaggaaaccattcaggcagttgattaatgcattactggtagccaagaatggtcttcctagaattattagggtctcatccttggttgagaagggattggtatctaacacaatgaaatcaacagggaaaataaattcccccacctttagcaaaacatcctcaaccatccctttaggaattttaacagacctatctgccaactgaagagtagttctagtggctttcaattctcccaatccaagttgcttgtacacatggtaaggtaaaagattcacacttgcgccaaggttaagtaaggcatgctcaatgtaggtgttgcctatgacacaagatatggtagggctccctggatccttatacttggctgctataggctgagtaattatggaactaatgttacttgccaagaacgcctttttgggcacactagtgatacgtttgtgagtacacaaatcttttagtacctttgcataggcggggatctgggatatggcatccaaaagggggatgttcacttctacctttttgaaaacttctaaaattttgtccatggaagtagtcttccttttgtttaccaagcaattaggaaatgggacaggatgaacataaggactattagggatttgcccctgttcagaagaatcatttttggtttcctcaaccaaatcatctttagtttcagaaaaatctttaggttcatcagacgaacctgaaacaagaggcacacttgtgtcctcaactgaaggagagttaacatgagtaatagatgaggaagatttgggaacgctctgttggtactctctaccactcctaaggacATAaccaacattacattggttagagggcccttgttgggtctgaccttgtactatattcagtggtgcattagttgatgtttgtgaactaacaggctgatgatgcctagggttaggctctggttgactgggtaaagttcctttctccctctcatgcataattgggacaacttgagtgagttctctcatgagattttgatggtttgtcataaggagggccatattttttttcaagtcacttattctacttgcctctccaatgttggtaaacctagggggttgttgataagatgataggagaggggccctaggaaaactagcctgaggtcctacatttgacctagggaaagtattttgagaaaaagattgttgtgcaaagggaggcctttggagtccaggttgaccttgattatggaaattggaaggccctgcttggttgcccagattccaagagaaatttggatgatttctccatcctggattgtaggtattactatatggattattctggtataaggcattaacactatcattagaagtgcccccagaggtgttagggcattcttctaggagatgttcaggagactggcaccaagcacaaatcttaaccaaattgattgatgatggctctctaagaacaatagcctcaattctcttgattaggctatccaaatgggcttccttggctactatcccatccacaaaatatccttttcctcctatggttctttcactctcttgggttgattcccactcatgggttttgtcagctaagtcaagtaagaattcccatgcctttccttcatctgtaaaggatgtgaatccctcagggcatatagactctatcatttgtttagttagaTAACCAATactctcataaattatttgacttaaatgccataagtctaggccatggtgagggcattcttagagtagatccttgaatctctccacaagtttggaaaaggactcactaggcttttgcctaaactgaaggatatcacttctaatcttattggtcttatgagttgggaaaaacttcttaaggaagacaactgtgaactgttcccatgaggttatagaatttgtgggtaacccatacaaccacttcttcgCTTgatcttttaatgcaaaagtgataaacgtaagcttaacagcatcatcagaaagttgttggatcttaattagaacacatacctcttcaaattcctttagaaataggtatgcatcctcagaggtcaacccatggaaggggggcaacatagtgatgtattgagatttgacttcaaaattattttcctgggcttgtggtagaactatgcaggaaggttgggctgttctagcagggtagaacctatctttcagagatttagattaagggttttgttgttggtctcccatattgaagggttttaaagagagcaaacgtatagggtcactacttgtttgatctcttctttctaaccgattcttagtattacatacccacctaacactcatgcaacagaaaactacccacaactagagtaagacaagcacaaaagaatggatagcaaaacttttttttatgaatttttttttgatttttttgatttttttggctttttgggagcttgcCGGCAAGGATCcgaggttgctcaggtcaatttctgaggtactactacaggacgaaacctgtctttatcatactgtgaggcatggcgacctccaccgatacaactattattgcaagttgttcttctcaggaattcaataaaagaaaaggaaaaacaaaacaaagcaaacaaagcactccgatttaccaaaagaaaatgaaaaataaaatggaactaCCTCCCCGGCAATGACtctaaaaacttgtttgagattttaaatgtaaccgcaagcgtacggatcagtgtagctacgggtcgaactcagagagagcagccactttatttttttttcttttaataatgcgaaagtgaacctattaatggttgtgatctaattctaactaccatcctaaacatatgtatctaaaataacgtcctaaccattcgtcatctaagaatttaaagacgcaagccacgcaattaaaattaaataaataaataagtgaaaataaacaacccacgcaattaaaaaaaaaataaaggaaaaaaatgctgaaataaaaataaagtaacagaaaggggagaaagctagagagagactcacaagtaggtttctctacttagtccgagggatgcattataatatgagcttccctacttgaccagagagtcactcttacaagggttactctacttggttttagggaaagagagacaattaaaataaaagcaataaattgatggttctatggctaggaggggcaaagccaacacatacactaaccatgaaccttgggggaaagggatagcaataatgtaacgactgaaattaaaatcctaaattaagaaagaaagggtagtcagaagagggaatgagaggggggagagaagactattgaaagagcctacttacttgaactttaacccttgaacttgaaagcttgggtgatttgagatactactagtactaaaaaccagatctggaataaaccaaatctgaaatttttagtactagagaaaacaaatcttgaaacaaaaaaaactaaacttcaaaaaaaagatgctccacggcttatGATCTTGTCATCTatatctaagcctagaactataactttaaaaattacaactcaattgcataaatcataaacataaaaggctgaataagaataaaagagtgattgcattaattgacataaaaaaaaaactattacaaaagtgattaaagtaaaaatagagaactaaaactaaagagtgagagagggagagagagaagaaaactaagcataaactaaaaaataaactaaggagaataataattaggaggggggaggaagggcttttatagggcttttgtcttgcctccttccttctacaagtcttctttaagaaaagaaagaaaataaaataaaataaaattttggtaaaaatcctcattctttgagatattgtgtgaggaaagagagaatccgtttccaaaattaacaaattctattccttccttgcaatattaaccaatatcttgcaatcttgattaaatcagaaaggaatctctgcatagcatcttcaagatcttatgaggtggcaaggagagagaataatcttcaagagtttgtaggagagagaatgtggtaccaatgagtgggtctcacctttggactggttcttgattcactttaagcactttctcttgtaaacttggaaactaaaaaaaacaaaaaaaataaaagtagtactatccaaagtggggcaaaatgtacacttatatccctaagatttcacacattattgtgctcatcaattgCCCAAGTAGTCCCCTTGCTTTTGTAGCTCTGTTTTTCTATCAACTTGCTTTGTTTATGTGTCTATGTGACCTGCCAAAGGTCTTTAAGAATGCAATATTGCCTTTTTGTAACTAAATTATCTAATATTCCTTTTTTGTGTTTTCCAGATAACTGAGGCAAATATGATGAAGGAAACCAAACAATATACATACAAAGATGGTAACCAGTTTGTGTTCATGGACCTGGTATCGTTTATCATACTTTTTACATCATTTCTTTGTGACAATACAGTAGTGTTTGAATTCTGGACATCCACTGCCTAGAGTGAATACTATCGTTCAATACTCAGGTTCTTATTCTGTACTGTATTAGTGGAATATCGGacataatttttaaaatatataataacGCCTCTGATGTACTATAAGTTGATGGTTATAGGACATCAATTATATGGCACCTGAGAGCAATTCTTTTTTCAAAGTAAAGTGTTCAATATCTATTTAGTTACAATTTGTAGTTACTGACTTTATAAACACTAAAAAGCTtgctttgatttcagtttccttAATAATTTCAAAATGTTTTATATTTCACAGAGTACATATGAAGAAATACGTTTAAATGCATCAGATGTTGGCGATAAGACTAAGTGGCTGAAAGAGGGCATGGACTGCAATGTGCTCTTTTGGAATGGAAAAGTACTTTTTACCTTGCATTTCATCTATTGTCCATGTTATGTTTAATGCATTCTTTCTTCGTGTGACCTACAAACAAGTGGCATACACATGAATTGTTATATTATACAGTGAAGTACCCTATGGTGCATGTGGCATTGGAGCACCACCCTGCTCAACAGCCATTGTTGCTTTAGCTTGCTTGAGCTTTTTTGTATCAGTCATCTcacttgatatttttatcacttCCCCATCCATAGAACTGTGAATATGCACATAAATACAGAAGCTTCACATCTGCATTCACACTCACACATGTTTGTATGGCAATACACATTTGATAACATGACATTTTTCTCCCATACAGGTTATTGATTTTGAACTTCCCATCACAGTTAAGTTGACTGTGGTTGATGTGGACCCTGGACTCAGAGGTGACACTGCACAAGGTAATGCAAAAGATTTTTCTTGGCAAACAACAGAAGCCTCCTTTATTATAATAGAAAAGGCATTAGGAAGGAATCTTCCATAAATGTCTCTATCTATAGGCTCTACATCAAACCATTCTACCTCATTTGAACTATCAAATTTTCATTACTATTGAATAGTGTCATTGGTTAGATGGTGAAAGTAATTGGATAGAGTCCATAAAAAAAGCattaaaaaatccatcaatcGGTGTTTGTGGAGGTCAATCAACTGCATTTTTTGGGCTATGGTTTTCCCTGTAGGTGTTTCACCTACTGGGTGGTTCCAGGTCAATGAAGATATGCATTGATGCTgattgatataattttcatgCTGAAGCAAGTCTATTTTCTTGGCCAGTCTGCTGTATACATGGAACTATAGCCAGAATTTTCAATGTGTTAAAAGTTTTGAATCATATAATGGGGTTAATGCAAGTAATATTTTAGCATACTATTGTATGATATGAAGTGTGTTTTGGTGCTATTATCCATGATCTAGCTACTGTGTCAAGGATTTATCagcatattctttttttttttccccaaatacAATTGCTGTGGTTGCAATCATATCCATTATTTTTGAGTCATTTCAAACGACATGTGTCCCATCACTGAAAGGTCTAGATCACTGTCAATGTGCACTGTTTACAGTTGATCCCATAGTGCTTCTGGGAACAATTGCATCATTTCCTTTGTCTATTTCCATGAGATAAAAGAACAACTAAGGGTGAATATATCTTTTCAGATTTTGGTAATTAAGGGTCAAAACTCACCTCTTTTGGAAAGTTGTGCTGATCAGACAAACTATCTTCCAAAGGATTCTTAATATTCTTCTATAAAACCTATCCATCCCTTGTTTGAGCTGGAGATAGTTGTTACACTGCGTGACATGTGAAATATTGATAGTGGAAGTGTCATTACATTTTTTACTCtgataaataaaattttgtttcaGGAGGATCAAAGCCAGCGACTCTAGATACTGGAGCTGTTGTAAATGTTCCATTGTTTGTGAATATTGGTGATGACATATTGGTGGATACGAGAACTGGGCAATACATGAGCCGTGCTTAACCAATGGCTCCAAAGTTCTTACAATCCCTTTTATGTTTACCGAGGACTACCCTTGCTATTGTGATCCATTTTTGACAGGTTTCAGAGATCATTGCCAAGCTCTCTTAACTAGAGACTTCCAAGATGTAAAGTACTGTTGAAGACCATAGAGATTGGTGGTGCCATCCATACCACACCTGTGTAACCCGCCCTACCCACTGATCTACTTCGACTACATATCAATAGAATACATTTGATTGACATAATCTTAAACTCATGAGTGGTATAGATTTGTAGTTTAACTGGTCTCCTGGCCATCAGTTCTAAATAAGTCTACATTGTCTATTTGTACCACATTTATGCAATTGCACTTTTGCAGCTATATCCTTCAATGAAGCAGTTGTGACTGATGAGGCTGTATCTTATAGATAGGCCCTTGTACCAATCCATGAAATTcaacttgtttttccattattaatTGCATTATAGCGCAGAGAGCAGGCAATGCTTCTGCTTGATAAGCTTCGGTCAAGACTAGCTTGCTTTGACGAGCCACAAATTTTTACAACATGGTAGAATGATGTGGTAATTTTGAAAGTTGGATGAGATAGTGCAAACTATCAAATTTTAGActaaaattcaatcatatacttCTCTAATGTATCGCCATCAATGTCCATGTCACTCTGTGTACCTCCCAGGAAGCGAGa
This window encodes:
- the LOC122081868 gene encoding elongation factor P; this translates as MAGIATINLCSSSCFRSSSVSFLRKPSVLPMRIFPGTPMRNRFPKIFAFSSNDIKVGSNIEVDGAPWRVIEFLHVKPGKGAAFVRTKMRNYVTGNTVEKTFRAGSTITEANMMKETKQYTYKDGNQFVFMDLSTYEEIRLNASDVGDKTKWLKEGMDCNVLFWNGKVIDFELPITVKLTVVDVDPGLRGDTAQGGSKPATLDTGAVVNVPLFVNIGDDILVDTRTGQYMSRA